Proteins encoded together in one Falco peregrinus isolate bFalPer1 chromosome 2, bFalPer1.pri, whole genome shotgun sequence window:
- the LRAT gene encoding lecithin retinol acyltransferase codes for MKNPVPQAASLLLEKLLLLVHVRPLPAGSGGEPPPAPSYYDTSCFKRGDLLEVPRTLFVHFGIYLGENRVAHLMPDILPVLTGDRRQIQQVVTNKRLILGVIARTASIRVDTVEDFAYGGSILVNHMDRLFEDQVLASEEAARRAEKLVGATAYSLLWNNCEHFVTYCRYGAPVSFQTDKFCETVKMIIRDQRSVLASVLVGLASIVCLGLAPSTTLPTIFIPFILWMAG; via the exons ATGAAGAACCCGGTGCCGCAGGCGGCCtcgctgctgctggagaagctgctgctcctcGTCCACGTCCGCCCGCTGCCGGCGGGCTCCGGCGGAGAACCGCCGCCGGCCCCCAGCTACTACGACACCAGCTGCTTCAAGCGGGGCGACCTGCTGGAGGTGCCCCGCACCCTCTTCGTCCACTTCGGCATCTACCTGGGCGAGAACCGCGTCGCCCACCTGATGCCCGACATCCTGCCCGTCCTCACCGGCGACCGGCGGCAGATCCAGCAGGTGGTGACCAACAAGCGGCTCATCCTGGGCGTCATCGCCAGGACGGCCAGCATCCGCGTGGACACGGTGGAGGACTTCGCCTACGGCGGCAGCATCCTGGTCAACCACATGGACCGGCTCTTCGAGGACCAGGTGCTGGCCAGCGAGGAGGCGGCGCGCCGGGCCGAGAAGCTGGTGGGCGCCACGGCCTACAGCTTGCTCTGGAACAACTGCGAGCACTTCGTCACCTACTGCCGCTACGGAGCCCCGGTCAGCTTCCAGACGGACAAG TTCTGTGAGACTGTGAAGATGATTATTCGGGACCAGAGGAGTGTACTTGCTTCGGTGCTTGTGGGACTAGCATCAATAGTCTGCCTGGGTTTGGCACCCTCCACCACGCTCCCCACTATCTTCATTCCCTTCATTCTGTGGATGGCTGGCTAA